CAGCGGCCGACGATCACGTCTTTGAGACGCGGATCGATCGAATCCAACACGTAGCAAGGTTTGCGAGGTTCTTCCAGTCGCAACAGAATCTGCCCTAGTTGCAAAAGCGTTCCTGGCGAAAGACGCTGCACGTTGAGCCCCAAGACTGTGAGGTTCTCGCCGATCGCGCCCGGAGCGACAGTGAATCCTTCACATTGCAGTTGTTCGATAACCTCCATGTCCAATAGGCTGACCGCGCGGTCCGGTCGAATGTGCTTCGTGTGATTGCGGCCGTCGCCGACGAAACCATTGACCGTCAACCAGGCGTCCGGCTGGGGCAACTTCGGAATGCCGCCGGGCGAGACGCAGATCGCCAGGAGTAAGCCCCTTTCTCTGTCGCAATGGCTTGACACGTTCGTGACGATGGTCGCTTCCGACGGCGGCGATGGCGCGTCGAGATCAAAAGCCGCTGGGGATGCCGCATAGTTCATTCCGCACTCTTCTTTCGGTTCAACGCGAAGACTTAACCTTGAGCCAACGCACAGCCCTCGCAGGAGCTGGCTTGCTCGTGCGGCTCCGGCTCCACCGAGCGCGCCTCGAGCGGCATCTTCGGCGCGACAATGCCCAGACGCTGGCGCTCGATCGGCAGCAGCGCCGCGAGTACGGCGCCGACCGCCGCGTAGAACCCGCCGCCTGACTTGCGGCGCACCGCCACCGTGAACGACGGCGCCCACCAACTGAGATGATCGCGCAGGAAATGGCGACGAGCCTCCTGGACGATGGCCGGCAGTTCGCCGTCTTGCGAACCGGCCTGGCACGACCGCGCCAGACGCTTCTTCATCAACAGAAACGCAGCGAATTCCAGCTCCAGGGCGATGTGATCGACGCGTTCATGCCTGGCCGGCGAGACGTTCAGTCCAAACGCGCGGTAAAAGCCAGCGATATCCGCCATTTGCTGCGAACGGAAGAAGACCTCTTCGTTCGGATGGTACTCCGTTTCGTAGGGCGAACATTCGCGCGTGCCTGCCAGACCGAACACGCGCCCATGCTCGATCACCGCGAGATCTTCTTCGACGGGTAGTTCGCTGAGCAAAGGCCGAAGATCCAAGTCTTCGAGCGGCAGTTCCCCAAAGCCGAGCGGGATATCGCATTGATCGAATTCCTGACTCAGCAGATATTGCGAGGCCCGCGCCGTCTCCTGGCTCGCTTTCTCGCCCAGCACGTGCCACTCCGCGGACGTCGGGTTGCTAAGCGCCGCGGCCAGAAAACGATACAGCGTTTCGCAAGCCAGGTCGCGCGCGAACTCGACGCTCGCTTCCTCGGCGATCACATGCGTTTGCACCGGCGATTCGCAGCCAGGCGATGGTTCAAATGGAGTTGGCATGTTTTTCCTTCGGGCGTTCGAAGACCGGCTCGTCGATGGTGACGCGAACCACTTCCTTGCCGAACTTGTTGAAACCGATCACCGTGTCGTTGAACAGTTCCTGGACGCGTTCCTCGCCGGAAGGGAGCCGCACCGGAATCTCCGCAACCTTGGGGCCTTTTTCGATCTTGAACTTGAACAGAATCTGCCGCTGAGCGCGGAACAATTGCAGCACCGCCAGCAACTCGCGGTCCGGGCAGGAGTATTGTTCGATCGCTTGGTCGACGCCCGGACCGAACATCTGATACAAGTAGCCGCGCGGCACCCAGCGCGGCGGAATGTAGTACCCGTTGGGCTCCGTCCCGAATTGCGGGTAAAGCGGCAGGGCGACTTGGCGCTCGCGAATCAGGAAGTTGAGCGGATTCTCCGGGTTGTCGGTCCAGCGGCCGTCCTCGCCGACTTCCACGAGTCCCTGCAAACGAATCTTGCCAACGCAGACCGACATGCAGCGCGTTTCGATCGGCGCTCCGTCTGGGCAAAGCTCGGGATCGCTCCCTTCGATGCGCGGATAACAGCCGACGCATTTCTCGCTGGTGTGCGTGTTGCCGCGATACATCACCTTCTTGTAAGGGCAACCCTCGACGCACTTGCGGTAGCCGCGGCAACGCGTCTGGTCAATCAACACGATGCCGTCTTCCGGACGTTTGTAAATGGCCTGGCGCGGACATGCTCCCAGGCAACCAGGGTACGTGCAGTGGTTGCAGATCCGCGCCAGGTAAAAGAACCACACTCGATGTTCCGGCAATTGCGTCGAGCCATTGAACTTGCCGGACTCCCACTTGCCTCCCGTGGCCGAGTCCTCATACATGTTTGGCGTGCGCCATTCCGCTTCGGAAGGCAAGTATCCCATCACCGCCTGCGGCCCCTCGGGGCCGACGCGCTTGGCCGCGGCTTCAAAAATGGTTTGCCCTTGGAATTCGCCGTAGGGCTTCGCGTCGGCGTCCTTTTCGCTGGCGTTCCAGGTTTGACCGCCGGGGTTCACCGATTCCAGCATTCCCAGGAGCTTAGAATCCCAGTTGCGCGGATAGCCCCCGTACGGCTTCGTCTCGACGTTGTTCCACCACATGTATTCCTGGCCGCGCGAAAACGTCCAAGTGCTCTTACAGGCCATCGTGCAGGTCTGGCAAGCGATGCAGCGGTTCGTGTTGAACACGAACGCGAACTGCCACTTCGGATGCCGCTCCTCGTACGGGTAGCTCATCTCGCGGCCGAGTTGCCAGTTGTAGACCTGCGGCATGATGATGTCCTTTCCTCAACCGAACGAGCAAAGCGAAGGATGCGGAACTTGAAAGAATGAATGGCTTAGCGCTCTTGAAATGCCATGTTCATCCTGTTTCGTTCCGCACCCCTCTACGCACTCCGTGCCATTGACAACGCACAACCCCGAACGACTTACTGCCGGTTTGGCAACGTGATTTGAAAGACTTCCGGTTCATGCTCTTCCTCGTCCTCGTCCGGCTCGGCGATCACCTCGCGAAACTTCAGCACGCCGGTCCGCGCCAAGAGGGATTGAATCCGCCGACGCACTTCATCTTCGCCAAAGTGCTCGCCAAGCGCGACGAGCACCGGGTAGCCAGGGTTCTGAAACAGCGATTCCAATTGACTCGCGTTCCAGCCCATCCAGACGAACTCCTCCAACATGCACTCCAGCATCACCTGCGGATCGCCCGAGACGGGCTCCGCCATCAACTCGAAGGGATCCTCGACGTCGGCCAGTCGATCGAGCGGGTGAACCTTCGGCGCCCAGCGATCGTCCATGTCAGCCCTCGATGCGGACATAGCCGCCGCTTAAGTACATCAGGTTCTCCGCCGAGTCGCTGTGCGGCCCGTACGCGATCGTGCCCGGCTCCCAGAGTCCCACACCGTCCGGCCCGCCGGACTCGGCCTTGATGATCCGCACGAGTGTTTCTTTCGGCACCGTATTCACTGCGTGATTGTCGGCCTCGCCGCCAAACATGAAGCCCATCTTCAGCTTGGCCTTGTGGAACAGCGTGTCGGTCTGGTGCATCGGCATCAGCCAATTCCGCGTGCACGATTGATGCGCTCCGTAACGCAGATTGGCCTGATAGCCGGTGTCGGCCGATCGCGCCCGACCATCGGGCCGCGTTTCGTGCGCCAGCACGGTCTTCTCCGTGGAAATGTAAGGAGAGTGTTTGGTCATCACCACGCCGCGCGGATAGCTCGTGTTCAACGTCACGCGCACCATCAGCCGGGCAACTTTTGCCCGCGCCGGATCATCCTGCCACCCGCGGAACGGCCGGTCGGCCGGATTTGAATCCAAATAGACGTAGTCTCCGGCGTTGAGACCCATTTCCGCGGCGTCGTCTGGGTTGACATGCAACTGTTGATCGCCGAAGAACGGCAATCGCTTATCGCGGCGATAGGGATCGCCGTAGTTCGAATCCCAGATCATGTGCCAATCGACATTGGACCACTGCGAGTGGACGCGATGCCGCGTCTTGGGCGTGAGCAAATAGAAGCGGAAGCCCTGCTTCCAGAGCGGATTCTCCGTCGTTTTCACCTCATCCCACGGCAACTTGATATTGCGAATCGTGCGTTCGTCCCAGTGCATCGCGTCGTCCGCGAGTCCGAAATCTTCCGGGCGAATCAGCGGGTTCGTGCTGACGATCACGTTCGGGAGGTACGGCGTCGCCTCCGGTCCTTCGCGATGCACAATAAAGTTTTCGCCGTGCTCGATCGCCTCGGGAATGTCGCAATACGCGTTCAAGCGGCCGGTGTCCGTCCAGAACGGCATGTTGTCCTGCATGTTTTCGTAGAACGGAATCCGCGGATACGTGCGGAACAACATCAGCGCCGCGCCGGCCTCGCCGAACTTGCCGGCGAGAATGTCATCCACACGGTAGCCTCGCGTCGTGCTCGAACCATCGAACAACCGTTGAATGTAGGTCTTCGATCCGTTCGCCTTGTCGTCCAGAATGAACTTCCAATAGTTGGCGAAGCGAGGATCGCCGGTCTCCTTCGTCATGGCCTCGGCCGCTTCGGCCAGAATATGCACGTCGTCGCGCGTATCGTACGGCGGCGAGATGCCCCCCTTCCAGATATGCACGTAGGGGTTCGAGCACGAAGCCGTGACCTCGTACGTCTGGTACTCCATCCAGGTGTTCGCCGGATACACCAGGTCCGCGTATTCACAGGAGCTCGTCATCTCCACGTCTTGTGCGACGATGCAGTCGATCTTGGGATTGACCACGAATAGCATGTCGTAGGCATGCTTCGCGTTGTTGAACAGGTTGACGTTCGCGAACCACAGGAACTTGGTCGGCGTGGGCATGTGCGTCTGCCCGGTGAAGCAACGCCGGCCGTATTTCGGCGTGTCAACAATTAGCGGCCGTTCACCGTGGTTCCAATAGGCCGGTTCCTCATCCTTGGTCGTCTTGTTGACGACGATGTCCTTGCCATCGGTCGTGGGGTCGAGGTTCGGATGGAACGGATCCTCAGCGATCCAACCCAAGAACCCCGGTCCGCTCTCCGGCGTGCTCTGAAACAGCGCCGCCTTGTAGTTGCCGGCCCAGGTAAAGCAGCCCGCGCCAGGACGTCCGAGCTGGCCGGTAAGCATGATCGGCAGGTACTGCGCGCGGTTGGTGAGCGTGGCGTGGAACCAATGATTGATTCCTTCGCCAACGTGAATCGCCACGGCGTGTCCGGCTTGCGTGGTGTCCCAGATGTCTTTCGCCATGCGGGCGATCAATGATTTGTCGGAACCCGTGATCTGGGAAACCGTGTCCAGATCGTAGTCCTTGAGATGAACCTGGCAGGCGTCCCACAAGGTGATCACACGCACGGCGCTGCCGTCGGCGAGCTTGATTTCGCCAGAGAACGAAAGCGCCGGCCGTACGCCATCCGCCTCCATGCGCGGTCCGAGTTGGTCGCGCGTCAGCGCTCGCACAGCCTGCGTCCCCTCGTCATACACGACGAAGTCGCCGACCTTGGCGTATTGTTCGTCCGTCAAGTGCTGCGTCTGGTACGACGGCCCGTCCTTCTTCAGCCCCGGCTGATAATCCGGGAAGACGTCGGCCGCCCGCAGTCGTTGCAGCGTGTCCTCGCGGACGAGCAACGGGAAATCGGTGTACGAGCGGACAAACTTTTCGTCGTACCAATGGTTGTCGATCATGTGCCGCGTGACACCCAGAAACAACGCAGTGTCCGTGCAACCCGGCCGGACCTGAATCCAGTAGTCGGCCTTGGTGGCTGGCGGCGAGTACTCGGGCGTGATCACCACAATCCGTCCGCCGCGCTCCATGATCTCAATGAACCAGTGCGAGTCCGGCATTTTGTTTTCGACCAGGTTCTTACCGCACTGGATATGCAGCTTGGCGTGCCGCATGTCGTTGAAGTCGCAGTCGGCGGCTTGCAGGCCATGCACGAACGGATGCCCCGGCGCCTGGTCGCCGTGCCAGGTGTAGTTGGACCAAAGCCGCCCGCCCAGCGCTTCCTTGGGTTCCACGCCGCGCACGAGGTGATCGGCGATCGCCAGCATGTTCGACCAGCGATACAGACCGTACTTGCCGATCACGCCAAGCAGTCCCATGCCGCCGCGCAGCTTGCAGGTGCGCGTGCCGGCGCCGTGACAGGCCTCGATCATCTCCGGCTCGTAACCGTCGGCTTTCAGACGCCCGGCGCCCGCCTCGCCCGCATACGTCTTGGCGATCGCCATGATGGCTTTGGCGTGATAGCGGTAAATCTCGTCCCAGCCAACCTTGACGAAGGTGTCCGTCCCGCGCGAGTTGAATTGGTACTTGTCCCGCAGTGTGGGGTCGTCGGAAAGCGAAGGGAATCCATCATCCGCCCATTGCTTCCAACCGCGACGCACGAGCGGGCCGCGCAGGCGGTACGGACCGTAAACGCGGCGCTGCTGCGTGAAGCCCTTGGAGCAGCCGCGCGGATTCCAATGCACCGTGTCCTTGTTGCCATAAAGGTCGCCGCAATTGCCGCCTTCGTACGCCTGCTCGGAGCGCAGCACGATGCCGTTGCGCAGGTAAGCCTTCATGCGGCAGTTGTGCGTGTCGTTCGGAGCGCAGACCCAGGTGAACGATTCGTCCACGCGATATTGATCGCGGTAGAGTCGCTCCCAATCGCGATCCGGGTAAACGCCCAGCGGGTTCTCAACGCTGACCGGCTGGAAAGCCCAGAGTTGCGATTGCAGCAAGCCGCAACTGCCCATGGCCGCCATCGCCGTTTGGAGGAATTCACGCCGTTTCATATTCGCCGCTCCATCTCGTCGGGTGACTGTCCGATGCGTGTGCTACGACTTGCGACGATGTGTCGCCTTTTCAGCGTCACTCCAAATCCAGGTCGTTCCACATGGAGATCAACTTCTGCCCTGCGCGATCACGCGCCTCGCCGTCCCAGATGGCGAAGGCGCCCGAATAGTGTTGTCCTGATCGCAAGGTGAGTCCTTCACTGGCGCTCACCTGTAGCGGTCGCATAAAGACCACGCTCCATTGACCGTCCGACCAGACGGCCTGAGCGGTCACGACTTGCGAGGCCTTGGGACGAAATGTCAGGCTCCCATGTCCGCCGGCCGTCAGGTTGCTGGCGCTATCTTCACGCGTCGCCAGTGGATTCCCACCCGCGCGGGCCGTGATAAAGTCCGGCAGCGGCTTGCCGCCCGCCAGGCGACGATATTCTTCGGTGTCAAATGGATATTCGTCCGAGAGCTGATCTTCGGCGCCGGTCGCTTCGCGGCCCGCGCGCCACTGCCATAGATCGAGCGCCGTAGTTGCCGCGCCCATGCCGAGAAACGGTTCCGCGTCGCCCTCGTACAATTCAATCGCCGCCATGTCCTCGAACTCATCGGGTCGCACCGCGGCGGCATTTTGTGTGGCGTCGCGCCACGTCAATCGCACCGCGAGATTCTTGCCGTCATGCCGGGCCTGGACCTGAACGCGAAAATCGCCGTCCCGCCACCACAGCGGCATGAGTTGCACCGTCGCGGCGTCGTCTTGCGACCATGATTCGGCCACCGGATCGTCAGTAACCTTGCCAACGCGCTTCGCTTGCAAGCTCACGCGCCGCATCACCGCGGCTTCGCGTTGCGATTCCGTGGAAAGCGACCGCAAGAAGTGGGACAGATCGACGATCTGGTCCTGCGTCAGCGTCTGTGAACTCGGCATGGGAGTGCCGGGCATTCCATAGAAAATGCGGCGGTAGAGCGATGGGACGTCGTGCCCGCCCTTGTAAATGCCTTGTGTCAAATCCCGAGGTCGCGTCGGCAGGCCGGTTTCGTCAAACATCGCCTGCACGCCGTCTCCCTTACCTTCGTTTCCGTGGCAGGAGTGACAGCTTTGTTTGACATAAATCTCTTTGCCGCGAGCGATCGCCGTTTCGTCGACGGCGCCCATTTCGGGCAACTCCTCGGCCGGCTCGGGGGTTGTCATCGCAGCGACGGTATCGGCGATATCCTGCTGAACTTCTTCGCCGGCCAATTCTTCTTCAGAAAGCCCTTCGTCGTCCCTTAAGGACTTCACGTAGCGCTCCTTGGCGCCCTCGCGAAACATCCTGAGCACTTCTTCGACAAGCAGCGCACGTTGCTCCTTGGGCAAGTGCGCCCACGATGGCATGGAACTGCCGGGCATGCCGCGGACGAGCACCGCTTCGATGTCTTCCGCAACTGGAACGCTGTTGGCGCTGCTGGCCAACTTGAATCGCCCGCCGCGAAAGTCGCGAGGTTTGGGAAACAAGAACAAGGCCGCGCGGCCCAGCCCATCCCCCTGATCGCCGTGGCAAGCGCCGCAGTGTTGGAGGAAGAGTTGGGCGCCGGACATCGACACCGTCGCAACGTCGGCGCTGGGCACGGCCGGGTCGGCCGGTTTGCGGGAAGCCGAAGCATCCGAGTGCGGCGCCTCAGGTGCTGGCTGGGACGGTGCGGCCTCGCACCCCAGTGCCGCCGCCAGCAGCCCAACTAGTCCAAATCGCCTTAACGAGGGCGAAAACACCGAGGCGTGTTCGGAGTTGGCTGCCATGGCTCCGTTTCCACTTATTGCGGTTGTGGAATCAACTCGTTGCCGACGTAACGCACGCTCCGTGCCATTTTTCACAAGCAGGCGGGCTACATCGCGAACAGCAACGCGATATTCACTATAAAGACATCTAGATATCTAGTTTACGGCGATGTTATTTTTATTGATCGTGATTTGAATCAAGGCAGCCGAATCGCGTGAATCAAGTGCGCCGCTGTGCGAGGCCGCTCAATCGCGCAACGATCCGCACGCTCGCTGCCCTTCCGGAGCCGAACTCCGTGGAAACTCGGAGCGCACAAGCTCCGCCACCCGTGGTGGTGGCACGGCACCTTGCCCAACCAGCGTGGCGAAGTCGGTTCGCTGCATCGGACCCCTCCGTCAAGTACCACAAGTGGTAAACAGCGGACCGTTCGCCAACTGGTTGCGCAAGCGCGTCGAGTCAAACCGACGATTCATTCATGCACGTCACATGCCGTACCGTTCAGTCGAGTCCCGCATCGAGCGGCAGCGATGATTCCAGCGCTGCAGCGCGAGGAAACAGAATGTTGTTTTCCTTGTGAATGTGGAGATGCAGATCGGCTTCCAGTGCTTCCAGTCCGTGCCACAGCGCCAACCAGGTCGAGCAAGCGTCGGCCGGAGGGCGATAGCCATTGGTCAAGTCACGCATCTTTGCCAGCGCATTCCCTGCCGAGCGATGCTCGTCTTCCATCACGTGGATTGGTTGCATCACCGTGCCGCAGTGAAACCGCGGAGCGGGTAAGCCGCTCGCGTCGGCTTCCTCAAGTCGGACGACATGAGGAAATAGCACCAGTTCCTCTTTCAGCATGTGGTTGGCCAATTCCTCCCACATCGCGATGTACGTACGCTGCAATTCATGCAGAAACGCATGAGAGTCGCCATGCCGCGCGACAACCTTGTCGAGCATCGCTCCGAGCCGTGGCAGCTCGGCCCGCAGATACGTGTGATGACGATCCACGATGTCAGCGACCAGCGTTGCCAACGGGACCTGCGTCCAGTCCGGCTGATCGGTTGTGCGCTCCTCCTTGATGTCGAGCGCCCGTTCAACATCCGCCACGGATAAGTTGCGTTGACGGCAGGCGTCGGCGAGCGATCGCTGCCCCCCACAGCAGTAGTCGATGGCGAATTGTTCCAACACTCGGGCACGTTCCGGTCGCTCCGCGACCAAGTCCCCGACCCGGCGTTCCGCGAGAAGTGTCATCGTCCTGATCCTTTCTGAAATCCCAACAGATCAACACAAGGTGTTCTCGTGTATTGGGTTACGTCGCAGCTTTCGTTTGGAGGCGAAATGGTCCTACCCTGGCCGACGGCGTTTCCCACTTGACCTAATGAAGCATAGCGGACATATTGTGGATATCAAGGTCCAGATATATTGATCTTTGCCATTCCCCCCTTTTGGCGAGGTATTCCATGGCCACTTTTCTGACCGAAATTCGTTTCACCGACGCCGGCCTCAAGGCGCTCCAGCAGTCGCCCGAGCGGGCAACAGCGTTTCGTCAGGCCGTCGAAAAGGCCGGCGGAAAGATGATTGGGCAATACTGGGCGATGGGCGACTGCGACGGCGTCGCACGCTTTAGTGCGCCGTCGGAAGAAATCGCTGCTAGCCTGCTGTTGGGGCTGACTCGGCAAGGGTTCGTCCGCACAAACACGATGCGCCTGCTGGACGAAGACGAATTCCATCGTGCTTTGACGGTCAAATCGTAGAATTGGCCGGCTCCAGTTCGACGAGCCATCGATCTGCGCGGCCGGCATTCTGGACGATTTCGTGCGATGGAAAGTTCGCACGATTGAGAATCAATCGCGCCGCAGTTGGCGCGTCATTTGTGGCAATGCGCGCATATCCGCTCGTTGCGTGCGATCGGTTCGCACAGATTGAGATTCCGTTCGCCGCAGAGTAGTCTGATATTCGTGCCTGGTGCAGCAAACGGATTCATGCGCGAGCTGCACTCCCGCCTGACACGCCCCCTCCACGATCCCGCCGCGAAATCGTTGGCCTTGCTTTCACGAACTACGCCGTCGGATGTTCCTAGGACGTCCAAGGCGCAAGTCGGTCGTTTTTGCAATTGGGAACAACTCCATGACAGCGCCAATGCAGATGGTCCTGCGCCTGTTTGTCGGCATTGCGATCAGCATGGTCGCGCACGTCGGGCGCGCAGCGCCACTGGACTTCAATCGCGACGTGAAACCGATTCTGGCCGAGAATTGCTTCGTGTGTCATGGGCCGGACGAAGGAAGTCGCAAGGCCAAACTGCGTCTTGATCGCGCCGCCGCGGCCATGTCGGAAACGGAGAGTGGCGCCCAGGCGATCGTGCCCGGCGACCCGAGCGCGAGCGAGGTGATTGCCAGAATCGACGCGGCGGATGACGATTCGCGGATGCCGCCGATCGACAGTCGCAAGGTGCTCACGGACGAACAGAAGCAAATCCTGCGCGCTTGGATCGAGCAAGGCGCCGATTACGCGGAGCATTGGTCGTTCGTCAAGCCGCGGCGCATCGCGCCGCCCGACGTGCGGGCAACTACATGGCCGCGCAATGAACTAGACCGTTACGTCCTGGCCCGACTGGAAACGGAGGGACTCGCACCCGCGCCCGAAGCGGATCGCCCCACGCTGTTGCGACGATTGTCCTTGGATTTGACGGGACTGCCGCCCACGCCCGCGGAAATGGATGCGTTCTTGCAAGACGCGAGTCCCGACGCCTACGAACGTGTGGTCGATCGGTTGTTGGCGTCCCCCCGCTATGGAGAGCGGATGGCGATGTGGTGGCTCGACGGAGCACGCTACGCTGACAGCAACGGTTTCCAGTCCGACTGGGAACGCTATCAATGGCGCTGGCGCGACTGGGTCATCGACGCTTTTAACCGCAATCAGCCCTTCGATGAATTCACGATCGACCAATTGGCCGGCGACCTGCGACCGAACGCCACGCTGGAGCAGCGGATCGCCACGGGCTTCTGTCGGAATCATCGCATCAACACGGAAGGGGGCTCGATCGCCGAAGAATGGCACGTCGAGAACGTGATCGATCGCGTGGACGCCGTGAGCAATGTCTGGCTCGGCCTCAGTCTCGGTTGCTGCCGCTGCCATGACCACAAGTACGATCCGTTTACGCAAAAGGATTTCTATCAGTTGTTTGCCATGTTTAACAACGTGCCGGAAAACGGCACGGGGGATGGCGAGCGTCCCATCAATCATCGCCCGTACCTCACGGCGCCGCGCCCGGACGAGACGGCGCGGCTGGCGGTGCTGGATGCCGACGTTACGGCCGCCCATGCGGCGCTGGTTGAACAAGAGAAGCTTTTGCCTCAGTTCGTCGCCGACTGGGAACACGCATTCGCAACTGCGCCGCCAGCTAAGGTCTGGCACGCCTATCAACCCGAGGCCGTGCTCGCGGCCAGCGGCGCGTCGCTCAACTTACAAGACGACGGATCTATCCTCGTCACCGGCCCGGCTTCCGCCAACGACACGTTCGTGTTGCGCGCTACGCTGGATCTGCCGCGCATCACCGGATTGCGCCTGGAATCGCTGCCGACGGAGGAACTTCCCGGGAAGGGCCCGGGCCGCTCGGAGAACGGCAACTTTGTGTTGACGGATCTGCGCGTTTCGCTGAATGGTACGCCGGCGCGTCTGGCCACGGCCCGCGCGGATTTTAACCAAGAGACGTTCGCGATCGAGCAGGCGATCGACTCGGATGCGCAAACCGGCTGGGCAATTCATCCTCAGACCGGAATCGGGCACACGGCGACTTTCGCTTGGGAGAAGGCGCAGGAACCGAAGACTCCGTCGACGATTGCCGTCACGCTCGATTTTCAGTCGCCGCATCCCGGGCATCAACTAGGGCGGTTTCGGCTATCGTTCACGGGGGTCGACGATCCGCACACGGCGCGCGACATTCCGGAGGACGTGGTAGCCGCCGTCGCTTGTCCCGCCGATCAGCGTAGCGATGAACAGCGCCAGCGTATTGGCGCTTATGTTCGCGAACATCATGCTCCCACGGTGCAAATGGCTCAAGCGGCGCTTGAAGCCGCTCGCCAGGCGCGCGATGAATTCGTGGCCACCATTCCGACGGTAATGGTCATGGAAGAGATGCCGGAGCCTCGACCGGCTCACGTCCTGATTCGCGGACAATACGACAAGCATGGCCAGCCCGTCACGGCCGCGCTCCCCGCGGCGCTACATCCCGCGCCGGCGGGCGCGCCCATGAATCGCCTCGGTCTGGCACAATGGATTGTTGACGAGAACAATCCGTTGACGTCGCGGGTGATCGCCAACCGACTCTGGGAGAACTATTTCGGCGTGGGACTCGTGAAGACGACGGAGAACCTCGGCGCGCAAGGTGAGCAGCCGAGCAATCAAGCGTTACTCGATTGGCTGGCAACGGAATTGATTCGGCTAAAGTGGGAGCTGAAGGCCTTTCAAAAGACGATCGTGATGAGCGCCACATACCGGCAGTCGTCGCAGGTCACGCCGGAACTTGTGGAGCGCGATCCCGAGAACCGACTCCTGGCGCGCGGCGCCCGCTTCCGCCTGCCGGCGGAAATGATTCGTGACAATGCACTATTCGCCGCGGGACTGTTGAAAGAACATTTGGGCGGACCGTCGGTCTATCCCTACCAACCGGAAAACATCTGGAACGAAACCACGGAATACGGCAACTTGCGGAACTACAAGCACGCCACGGACGATGGCTTGTATCGCCGCAGCCTCTACACCATCTGGAAGCGGACGGCCGCGCCGCCCAACATGATGGTCTTCGATATGCCCAGCCGAGAACTTTGCACGGTACGGCGGGGACGTACGAACACGCCGTTGCAGGCACTGACACTTCTGAATGACGTCACCTATGTCGAAGCGGCGCGCGTCCTCGCGGAGCGGATGATTCGCGAAGGCGGCGCCAAACCGTCGCATCGAATCGCCTTGGCATATCGTCACGTCCTAGGACGCGATCCTAGCGCGGAAGAATGCGCGGTGTTGATTCAAGGATTGAACGCGCGACTGGAGAAGTTTCGCACCCAGCCGGAACAAGCGGAGAAGGTTGTGTCCCATGGCGCTGCCCCGCGCGGCGTCGACGTGGCGGTTCCGGAGTTGGCGGCGTACACGTTGACCGCCTGCGTGATCCTGAATCTCGATGAAACCGTGACCAAGGAATAACCTCTCTCTCGCGAGAGCGCCATCATGCTTCCAGCACGCCAAGTCCAGGCGCTGTCCGCCTGGCAAGATCGGTTGAATCGTCGCACGTTTCTTTCCCGCTCGGCATGCGGTCTGGGCATGGCCGCACTCGGCGCGCTGGAAGCACAGCGATCTTCGGCCGCGACGGCAACGCCATCGCTCGGCATTGGCTCACTGCCGCATTTCCCGCCGAAGGCCAAACGCGTCATCTATCTGTTTCAATCCGGCGCCCCGTCGCAAATGGAACTGTACGACCACAAG
Above is a window of Planctomycetia bacterium DNA encoding:
- a CDS encoding ethylbenzene dehydrogenase-related protein, producing the protein MAANSEHASVFSPSLRRFGLVGLLAAALGCEAAPSQPAPEAPHSDASASRKPADPAVPSADVATVSMSGAQLFLQHCGACHGDQGDGLGRAALFLFPKPRDFRGGRFKLASSANSVPVAEDIEAVLVRGMPGSSMPSWAHLPKEQRALLVEEVLRMFREGAKERYVKSLRDDEGLSEEELAGEEVQQDIADTVAAMTTPEPAEELPEMGAVDETAIARGKEIYVKQSCHSCHGNEGKGDGVQAMFDETGLPTRPRDLTQGIYKGGHDVPSLYRRIFYGMPGTPMPSSQTLTQDQIVDLSHFLRSLSTESQREAAVMRRVSLQAKRVGKVTDDPVAESWSQDDAATVQLMPLWWRDGDFRVQVQARHDGKNLAVRLTWRDATQNAAAVRPDEFEDMAAIELYEGDAEPFLGMGAATTALDLWQWRAGREATGAEDQLSDEYPFDTEEYRRLAGGKPLPDFITARAGGNPLATREDSASNLTAGGHGSLTFRPKASQVVTAQAVWSDGQWSVVFMRPLQVSASEGLTLRSGQHYSGAFAIWDGEARDRAGQKLISMWNDLDLE
- the ric gene encoding iron-sulfur cluster repair di-iron protein, which translates into the protein MTLLAERRVGDLVAERPERARVLEQFAIDYCCGGQRSLADACRQRNLSVADVERALDIKEERTTDQPDWTQVPLATLVADIVDRHHTYLRAELPRLGAMLDKVVARHGDSHAFLHELQRTYIAMWEELANHMLKEELVLFPHVVRLEEADASGLPAPRFHCGTVMQPIHVMEDEHRSAGNALAKMRDLTNGYRPPADACSTWLALWHGLEALEADLHLHIHKENNILFPRAAALESSLPLDAGLD
- a CDS encoding GYD domain-containing protein, whose protein sequence is MATFLTEIRFTDAGLKALQQSPERATAFRQAVEKAGGKMIGQYWAMGDCDGVARFSAPSEEIAASLLLGLTRQGFVRTNTMRLLDEDEFHRALTVKS
- a CDS encoding PSD1 and planctomycete cytochrome C domain-containing protein; the protein is MTAPMQMVLRLFVGIAISMVAHVGRAAPLDFNRDVKPILAENCFVCHGPDEGSRKAKLRLDRAAAAMSETESGAQAIVPGDPSASEVIARIDAADDDSRMPPIDSRKVLTDEQKQILRAWIEQGADYAEHWSFVKPRRIAPPDVRATTWPRNELDRYVLARLETEGLAPAPEADRPTLLRRLSLDLTGLPPTPAEMDAFLQDASPDAYERVVDRLLASPRYGERMAMWWLDGARYADSNGFQSDWERYQWRWRDWVIDAFNRNQPFDEFTIDQLAGDLRPNATLEQRIATGFCRNHRINTEGGSIAEEWHVENVIDRVDAVSNVWLGLSLGCCRCHDHKYDPFTQKDFYQLFAMFNNVPENGTGDGERPINHRPYLTAPRPDETARLAVLDADVTAAHAALVEQEKLLPQFVADWEHAFATAPPAKVWHAYQPEAVLAASGASLNLQDDGSILVTGPASANDTFVLRATLDLPRITGLRLESLPTEELPGKGPGRSENGNFVLTDLRVSLNGTPARLATARADFNQETFAIEQAIDSDAQTGWAIHPQTGIGHTATFAWEKAQEPKTPSTIAVTLDFQSPHPGHQLGRFRLSFTGVDDPHTARDIPEDVVAAVACPADQRSDEQRQRIGAYVREHHAPTVQMAQAALEAARQARDEFVATIPTVMVMEEMPEPRPAHVLIRGQYDKHGQPVTAALPAALHPAPAGAPMNRLGLAQWIVDENNPLTSRVIANRLWENYFGVGLVKTTENLGAQGEQPSNQALLDWLATELIRLKWELKAFQKTIVMSATYRQSSQVTPELVERDPENRLLARGARFRLPAEMIRDNALFAAGLLKEHLGGPSVYPYQPENIWNETTEYGNLRNYKHATDDGLYRRSLYTIWKRTAAPPNMMVFDMPSRELCTVRRGRTNTPLQALTLLNDVTYVEAARVLAERMIREGGAKPSHRIALAYRHVLGRDPSAEECAVLIQGLNARLEKFRTQPEQAEKVVSHGAAPRGVDVAVPELAAYTLTACVILNLDETVTKE